AGGCTGACGGCGGCCATAGCCGCTCATGAGATCACCAAGGAGTATCTGGCGGTGCTGCGGGGGCATCCCCGGGAGCCGGCCGCCACGCTGACGGATCTGCTGTTCCGGGACGCCTCCCACAATAAGAGCTATGTGGTGAAGCGGATGCGTAAGGGCGTCCGGGAGGCCCGGCTCTCCTATGAGGAGGTGGGGCGCACGGAGGAACTGTCGCTGGTGCGGGTGCAGCTCTATACGGGGCGCACCCATCAGATCCGGGTGCAGTTTGCCTCTCGTGGGCTGCCGCTGCTGGGGGATATCCGCTACGGCAGCAAGGCTCCCGGCTGCACGGCGGCGCTGTGGTCGTATCATCTGGGCTTCCGGCATCCCGTCACCGGGAAGCCGGTGGATGTGACGTGTCCGCCGCCGAAGGCGTATCCGTGGGACCTGTTTGACGGGGTAAAATGACAGAGAGCACCGGCGGTCTGTGGGGCCGTCGGTGCTTTTGCGTGGTTGCCAATCGGAGACGGATGTGGTAGAATCCGGGGAGAAGAATCGCTGCGAGAGGGGGAGCGCCATGCAGGAGCTGATAAGCGCACTGACGGCCCATGAGGAGGAATGCTCACGGGAGTTTGAGGCAGATCTGTCCGCCTTCTGCACCCGGCATATGGACGCCCAGCTGGTGCAGCAGCTGCGGCAGCTGGTGGCGGAGGGGGAGGAGGATCTGGCCTACCGGGCCTTCTATGCCCTGACCATCATCTACCGCAATCGGAAGGACTATCAGCAGCTACAGGCGCTGTTCGAGGAGAATCCACGCTTTGCGGGACACCCCTCCTATCACCATCTGCTGATTTTGTTCCAGCTGGAGGCGGAGACCTTCTTCGATGCGCTGGAGCTGCTGGAGCTGGCCCGTGAGGACGCACGGCAGCACCGGGACAATGCAGGGTATCTGCATCTGTTCGCCCATCTGTTCGTCTACACCTGCGAAAAGAGCCGGGGAGAGATGCGGGAACAGGTACGCAGAGAGTACTACGACGACGTGGAGCAGGCGGTGGAGGATGCCATCCGGCTGGACCCGGCCTATGCCAAGTTCTACTGCACCAAGGCCCGTGTGGTGGCCCAGCGGGGGCGTTACGGTGAGGCGTACAGCCTTATCAACAAGGCCGTTGCCACGGAGAGCTCCGCCCGGAAGGACTACGCCCTGCGGCTGCTGGACTATCGCCACTGCGAGACGGTGATCCTGCTGCAGGAGCAGCGGGAGTACTTTCAGGGAGAGATGGAGAAGCTGCGCAGATCTGTGCCGTCTTTGCCTAAGCCCAAGACCTTTGTGCCGGGGCGGGGGCCGAAGGCCTATGAGGGTGCAGAGCCTTACTGCTTCGTCAGCTATGCCCACATCAACAGCGACCGGGTGTACCCCATAGTGGAGCAGCTGATGCAGCGGGGCATCCGACTGTGGTACGACGACGGCATCGAGGCCGGCAGCGATTTTCGGGAGTTCATCGCAGAGAAGATACGGGATTCGTGGCAGGTGCTGCTGTTTGCCTCCCATGAGTCCATCCAGCCGGGCTTTGTCCGCAATGAGATCAACTACGCTCTGCACTGCGGCAAGCCTATCCTGCGGGTGAATCTGGACGATGTGGAGCTGACGCCGGGCATGGAGCTGAGCTTGGGCGGGATGCAGTATGTGGACGCCACGGAGCCGGGCGGCGACTATCTGGAGCGCATTGTCCGGACGCTGCTGGCGGAACGGAAGGAGAAGGCATGAACATCACACAGCAGCTCTGCTGTGCCGGTGCAGCGGAGAATCAGGACTATATCCGGCTGGGAGAGGACATCGCCATGGTGGTGGACGGCTCCACACCGCTGGTGAAGGATCCCCGTGTGCCGGAGGTGCGGGAGTATGTCCGCCTGTTGGCGGACGCCGTGGCCGGTGCAGAGGGGGAGGATCTGCCCAACATGGTGGCAGCGGGCATCGAGACCCTGCGGCGGCGCTACGGCGTCCCGCCGGAGACGGAGGGCGTCTCGGCGGCGCTGGCGATCCTCCGGGAGACGGGGGAGCAGGTGGAGGTATTCGTGCTGGGGGACTGCGCCGCCGGGGTACGCTTCCGGGACGGGCGTGGGCCGGAGTTGGTGTCCCAGGAGGCGGTGAGCCGTCTGGACGGCGCTGTGGTGGCGGAGATGTGCCGTCTGCACCGGGAGCGAGGTATCGACGTCATCGAGGCACGGCAGCTGCCGGAGGTGCGAGAGATGCTGCTGCGGCACCGGCGGATGATGAACCGGCCGGGAGGATACTGGATCGCAGGCTTCGCACCGGAGGCGGCCCGGCACGGCACTCATCGGGTGTACCGGAGGGAAGAACTCTCCCGAGTGGTGCTGTTCTCCGACGGCTTTTCCGGCCAGAGGGAGGCTCTGCTGGGAGCGGAGGAGCCGTGCTTGCAGGAGCTGTATCGGCAGCTGCGGCAGCGGGAGGCGGCGGACAGCCGCTGCAACCGCTATCCCCGGCTGAAGCCCGGCGACGATGTCAGCGGCATCGTGGCGGTGTTTTGATGGGCCGGGAGCTTTGAACTGAAAAAATGAGAAAAGGCAGCGGGCTTTTGCCCACTGCCTTTGTGTGTGGAGTACCATCGATGGATCAGGGCAAACACGCCTGCCGGCGATGGTACTGCGGATACATGAAAGACAGCCCTCCGGCTTTCGCCGGAGGGCTGATCTTATGGCAGATGATACTGCGGAGACTTAGAGGTCAGCCCTCGTACTTCTCCTTGCGGCTGCGCAGGACCAGTACGGCGGCGCCGGCCAGAGCCATCACAGCGGACATGGTCCACATGGTCATGGTGCTGTTGTCGCCGGTGTTGACGCCGGGCTGCTTATCGCCGCAGCGAGTGCAGGTGCCGTCCTTGTAGTCGTGGCCCAGAGCCTTGATGACCTCGCCCTTAGCCAAGACCTTACCGCAGGCGGCGCAGACCGTATCACCGGTGTAGCCGTCCTCGGTGCAGGTGGCGGGCTTGGCGTTCACGACCTTGGTGTCCTGATGGAGGTCAGCGGTGAGCGCCTCGGTGACGTCCACAGTCTGATCGTTGATCTCCGTCTGGTGGACGGTGACGGCGGTGGAGGTATCCACGGCGGTGGGATCACTGACGGTGAAGGTCAGGGTCGCCGCAGCGGTACCGGCCTTCAGACCGTCCACATCCACATAGCCCAGCGTGACCTTGCCGTCGGCATCCTTGTGAGAGGAGTACTGAGAGGCGAAGGTGACGTCGGCCAGAGTCAGGACGCTGGCGTCATAGTCCACGGTGAAGAGGCCGTTGGTGGTGATATCGTCGTTCTTGGGAACCACGGTGACGGTGACGGTCTTTTCATCCTCGGAGACAGTGATGGAGGAAACGGGGGTCGTGGTCTCGGCATCGGCGGGCTTGACGGCGCCGGTACCCGCGTCGTTGGCAGTGTTCAGGCTGCCGGTGACGGAGGCGGGAGTCAGAGCCTTGGCCTGCGTCTCCGCCATAGCGGAGGCGGCATCCAGAGTCACATCGCCCAGAGCACTCTTCACGGTGACAGCGTTGTTGCCGGCCTCGCCGGAGGCGGCGGGAACGGCGGAGTACAGAGTGGCAGGCCACACCTCGCTGCCCACGTCGCCCAGCAGGCTGGCATCCCAGTAATGGGTGTCGCCGTCGTCGTCGGTGGAATAGGCCAGACGATAGATGTCGTTGGTCTCGCCGTTGAAGTAGGACAGATACAGCACGTCGCCGCTCTCCTCCTCGGCATAGACCAGAGAGGACATGGAGGAATCGTTCTGGTCGAGGCCGGGATAGCTCAGATCAGGCAGAGTGGTCTTTTCCACATCGTCCAGAGTGTACAGCTCGACCGTATTGTTGTAGTAGACATATCCCAGCGTCCAGATGTTGCCGGCATCGTCCAGTGCGACAAACACATCTGCGGGGCAAAGGGTGCTGCCGACTCTCACATCATAATAGCCCATGTTGGCAATGGCGGTGAAGAAGTTGGCGTCCTGCGTGGCCAGTGTCTGCTGGAAGCTGTAAGCGCCGGCATCCAGTTCATCGGGATGCTGCAGAGTGGATACATAGTAGCCGTAGATCCAAACCATGTTGCTGCCGTTCTGTTCCCCGGAGTACAGGTAGCTGTGAGCGATATCGAACAGGGGGAGATTGCTGCCGTTGCCGCCGTCGATACCATTCCAAGTGTGCAGGTTCTTGCCGGTGGCCAGATCTACCTCGTGCATATTGTAGCTATCGCCATCCAACAGCAGCAGGGTGTTGTTGTCAGCATCCAGAGTGGTGGCACCCACGGAACCGGCTTCCAGCTCGGGGCCGGCGGTCCAAGTGGCATCGTTGCCCAGATCCCAGGTGAAGAGTTCAGCCTTGCCCTTGGCATCCTGCAGAGCGCCGTTCAGGGTGACCTCCACCGCCTTGACTGTGACCACGCAGGTGGCGCTGACGGAGGGATCCTTCACGGAGGTGGCAGTGATGTTGGCAGTACCCTTGCCCACAGCGGTGACGAGACCATTGTCGCTGACGGTGGCCACGTCGGTGTTGTCGGAGGACCAGGTCACGGTGTCGGGCTGTACGCCGAAGGGCTCCACGCTGGCGGTGAGCTTGGCGACGTTGCCCTTGAAGAGGGTCAGGGCCTCGGTGTTGAGCTTCACGGTGACATCACCGGCCAACTCATCGGGGTTCAGGTTCAGCTTGTAGGTGACGTAGTTCTCGGCGTAGTCGTACACCTGCAGCAGCAGATGGGTAGCCGTAGAATCGCCCAGAGACAGGGTGAAGTTCTGGCTGGCACCCTTGGCAGCGCCCTCGGGAGAACCGGCCGCTTTGCTGACGACGCTGCCCTTGTCGTAGTCCAGCAGGGCCACGGCGGACATATACTGGTCGTCGCCGGCGGTGAAGGTCAGGACCTTGTTGCCCTCGGCGTCGGTACCCAGATTCACGTTGGAGACGGTGGGAGCCGTCTTATCCACGACCATGCCATAGTGCATGGTAGCGCCGTCGGACAGAGCATCCCAATCCACGGTGGCGTTGCCGTCCTTGTCGTAGCTGGCGTAGTACTCAGGGGCCAGAGTCAGGTCCACATTCAGGTAGGTGCCGTCAGCTGCGTTGGGGGTATCGCCCATGTTCAGGGTGTACCGGGTGCTGATCCAAGTGGCGTCGCTGCTGGAGTAGAAGGCGGAGGAGACCTCTCCCAGATCGCTGCTGGAGAGAACCTTGCCGTTGCCGTCGGTGATGGTCAGGCGGGAAGCAGCGGCGTTGCGGATGGCGGTGAAGGTCATCTTGTAGAAGTTGTTGATCTCCGGATTGATGGCATCACGGGCGGCATCATAGAACTCGTCCAGACCGAAGGGGTTGCCGCCGAAGTAGTAGCCTTTCGTTTCGCCCACGGCCTTGATGGTCAGGGCCTG
The genomic region above belongs to Vescimonas coprocola and contains:
- a CDS encoding RluA family pseudouridine synthase: MAEELRILYEDPYLVVCVKPVGVLSEDSESGRSLPRMLAEHYRQAGKPDYIATVHRLDKIVGGVMVLSRRREVTGRLTAAIAAHEITKEYLAVLRGHPREPAATLTDLLFRDASHNKSYVVKRMRKGVREARLSYEEVGRTEELSLVRVQLYTGRTHQIRVQFASRGLPLLGDIRYGSKAPGCTAALWSYHLGFRHPVTGKPVDVTCPPPKAYPWDLFDGVK
- a CDS encoding protein phosphatase 2C domain-containing protein, producing MNITQQLCCAGAAENQDYIRLGEDIAMVVDGSTPLVKDPRVPEVREYVRLLADAVAGAEGEDLPNMVAAGIETLRRRYGVPPETEGVSAALAILRETGEQVEVFVLGDCAAGVRFRDGRGPELVSQEAVSRLDGAVVAEMCRLHRERGIDVIEARQLPEVREMLLRHRRMMNRPGGYWIAGFAPEAARHGTHRVYRREELSRVVLFSDGFSGQREALLGAEEPCLQELYRQLRQREAADSRCNRYPRLKPGDDVSGIVAVF
- a CDS encoding toll/interleukin-1 receptor domain-containing protein, with translation MQELISALTAHEEECSREFEADLSAFCTRHMDAQLVQQLRQLVAEGEEDLAYRAFYALTIIYRNRKDYQQLQALFEENPRFAGHPSYHHLLILFQLEAETFFDALELLELAREDARQHRDNAGYLHLFAHLFVYTCEKSRGEMREQVRREYYDDVEQAVEDAIRLDPAYAKFYCTKARVVAQRGRYGEAYSLINKAVATESSARKDYALRLLDYRHCETVILLQEQREYFQGEMEKLRRSVPSLPKPKTFVPGRGPKAYEGAEPYCFVSYAHINSDRVYPIVEQLMQRGIRLWYDDGIEAGSDFREFIAEKIRDSWQVLLFASHESIQPGFVRNEINYALHCGKPILRVNLDDVELTPGMELSLGGMQYVDATEPGGDYLERIVRTLLAERKEKA